One window from the genome of Fundidesulfovibrio magnetotacticus encodes:
- a CDS encoding thioredoxin domain-containing protein, producing the protein MAARANRLAGEISPYLLQHAHNPVDWFPWGEEAFAAARERDLPLFLSIGYSTCHWCHVMERECFEDEEAAALLNAVTVPVKIDREERPDLDAVYMAACQMMTGSGGWPLSLFVDHELRPFFAATYIPKRTRLGRRGLMDLLPAIAQAWKTRRADVHQAAMGVRDALAGRSEARPSDALPGEGVQEKAREQLAASYDPLHGGFGQAPKFPSPHQLVFLLRRHARTVDPQALVMARETLRAMRLGGLFDHVGLGFHRYATDRRWLLPHFEKMLYDQAMLLMACTEAWQACGDALLGRAAREIADYVARELTGDHGGFLCAEDADSEGEEGRYYVWTEEELRDALGVEDAAFWAERFGFAPGGNYLEEATGEATGRNIPHLERDPGEKESARLEALRLRLLEARDRRVHPHKDDKVLTDWNGLMIAALAQASRALDAPEMALAAARAADFALANLRAPDGALLHRWREGQAAVPATLDDHAFLAWGLIELYLTDFDPGRLRAALELAEAMIERFQDPSDGGFHLSAADAGTPLTRQKQYYDAAIPSGNSAALLVLERLGRLCARPDLTERAEALARSAGRPLEEYPAGFTMLLCGLDLLQHPGTEVVVAARSRKDARPLLEALRGAWLPGVLVALACPEADPRGLLAGLAPHTAAMNAPEGRAQAFVCRRGRCEPPVEDPARLLAMLRDDADHAQDPAQTVDAAPR; encoded by the coding sequence ATGGCCGCGCGCGCCAACCGTCTCGCCGGGGAAATAAGTCCCTACCTGCTCCAGCACGCCCACAACCCCGTGGACTGGTTCCCCTGGGGGGAGGAGGCCTTCGCCGCCGCCAGGGAGCGCGACCTGCCCCTGTTCCTCTCCATCGGCTACTCCACCTGCCACTGGTGCCACGTCATGGAGCGCGAATGCTTCGAGGACGAGGAGGCCGCCGCGCTACTCAACGCCGTCACCGTGCCCGTGAAGATCGACCGCGAGGAGCGCCCGGACCTGGACGCCGTGTACATGGCCGCCTGCCAGATGATGACCGGCTCCGGCGGCTGGCCCCTGTCGCTCTTCGTGGACCACGAACTGCGCCCTTTCTTCGCCGCCACCTACATTCCCAAGCGCACGCGCCTGGGCCGCAGGGGGCTCATGGACCTGCTCCCTGCCATCGCCCAGGCCTGGAAGACCAGGCGCGCCGACGTGCACCAGGCCGCCATGGGCGTGCGGGACGCCCTGGCCGGACGCAGCGAGGCCAGGCCCTCGGACGCGCTGCCCGGCGAAGGCGTGCAGGAAAAGGCCCGGGAGCAGCTGGCCGCAAGCTATGACCCCCTGCACGGAGGCTTCGGCCAGGCCCCCAAGTTCCCCTCGCCCCACCAGCTTGTCTTCCTGCTGCGTCGCCACGCCCGCACCGTCGACCCCCAGGCACTGGTCATGGCCCGGGAGACCCTGCGCGCCATGCGCCTGGGCGGCCTCTTCGACCACGTGGGCCTGGGCTTCCACCGCTACGCCACCGACAGGCGATGGCTCCTGCCCCACTTCGAGAAGATGCTCTACGACCAGGCCATGCTCCTGATGGCCTGCACCGAGGCCTGGCAGGCCTGCGGGGACGCGCTCCTCGGGCGCGCCGCCCGCGAGATCGCCGACTACGTTGCCCGCGAACTCACCGGGGATCACGGAGGCTTCCTCTGCGCCGAAGACGCGGACAGCGAGGGCGAGGAAGGCCGCTACTACGTCTGGACCGAGGAGGAGCTCCGCGACGCCCTGGGCGTGGAGGACGCCGCCTTCTGGGCGGAGCGCTTCGGGTTCGCGCCCGGGGGCAACTACCTGGAGGAGGCCACCGGCGAGGCCACGGGGCGCAACATCCCGCACCTTGAACGCGACCCCGGCGAGAAGGAGTCGGCGCGCCTCGAAGCCTTGCGCCTTCGTCTGCTGGAGGCCAGGGACCGGCGCGTGCACCCCCACAAGGACGACAAGGTGCTCACCGACTGGAACGGGCTGATGATCGCCGCCCTGGCCCAGGCGTCGCGCGCCCTGGACGCCCCGGAGATGGCCCTGGCGGCCGCGCGGGCGGCGGACTTCGCGCTGGCGAACCTGCGCGCCCCGGACGGCGCGCTCCTGCACCGCTGGCGCGAGGGCCAGGCCGCCGTGCCCGCCACCCTGGACGACCACGCCTTCCTGGCCTGGGGCCTCATTGAACTCTACCTCACGGACTTCGACCCCGGCCGCCTCCGGGCTGCCCTGGAGCTGGCCGAGGCCATGATCGAACGCTTCCAGGACCCCTCGGACGGCGGCTTCCACCTGAGCGCCGCCGACGCGGGCACGCCGCTCACGCGCCAGAAGCAGTACTACGATGCGGCCATCCCTTCGGGCAACTCGGCGGCCCTGCTGGTGCTGGAGCGTCTCGGGCGGCTGTGCGCCCGGCCGGACCTGACGGAGCGCGCCGAGGCGCTGGCCCGCTCGGCGGGCCGGCCCCTGGAGGAATATCCCGCCGGGTTCACCATGCTTCTCTGCGGCCTGGACCTGCTGCAACACCCCGGCACGGAAGTGGTGGTGGCGGCGCGGAGCCGGAAGGACGCGCGTCCCCTGCTGGAGGCCCTGCGCGGCGCGTGGCTGCCGGGCGTCCTCGTCGCCCTGGCCTGCCCGGAGGCGGACCCCCGGGGCCTGTTGGCAGGGCTGGCCCCGCACACGGCCGCGATGAACGCGCCGGAGGGCCGAGCCCAGGCCTTCGTCTGCCGCCGTGGACGCTGCGAGCCGCCGGTGGAGGACCCGGCCAGACTCCTGGCCATGCTTCGGGATGACGCCGACCATGCCCAGGACCCGGCTCAGACGGTGGACGCCGCCCCCCGGTAA
- a CDS encoding phosphatidylinositol kinase, whose product MYPIVHIPANIPGFPEQIGTKEKFWLLGIDGYKYLYKIGRPGTGENWAEIVSYEICRLLCLPHAEYSLATWRDTCGVITRSFVPDGHSLYLGNDIMSKFVHEYDANKRYKQTQYTIGRVFHFLNNEIIQYPIGFPSAFTTNQALSCFVGYILLDALIANQDRHHENWGLILNPEGKAYLAPTFDHASSLGRNESDRKRTTILTTKDMRQHITAYVTKARTPFYTKQTEKSTLTTINALEWIGSKAPDALHYWTNRLNTIKKQQLLTIFSNIDRNWINDNAINFSLAMLALNTQRINKLAETIK is encoded by the coding sequence ATGTACCCAATCGTTCACATCCCTGCTAATATTCCTGGGTTCCCTGAGCAGATTGGTACAAAGGAGAAATTTTGGCTACTTGGGATTGATGGGTATAAGTACCTATACAAAATTGGCAGACCTGGCACAGGAGAAAACTGGGCGGAAATTGTCAGCTACGAGATATGTCGCCTACTTTGCCTACCACATGCTGAATACAGTTTAGCGACCTGGAGAGATACTTGCGGTGTAATAACTAGGAGTTTCGTGCCTGACGGTCATTCCCTGTATTTGGGCAACGACATCATGTCAAAGTTTGTCCATGAATACGACGCCAACAAAAGATACAAACAAACACAATATACAATAGGCCGAGTGTTTCACTTTCTAAACAACGAAATCATACAATATCCGATTGGATTTCCCTCAGCATTTACAACTAACCAAGCCTTGTCATGTTTCGTTGGATATATTTTGCTCGACGCACTGATCGCAAACCAAGATCGCCACCATGAAAACTGGGGTCTAATATTAAACCCAGAAGGGAAAGCTTACCTAGCCCCAACTTTCGACCATGCATCTAGCCTCGGCCGCAATGAATCCGACAGAAAACGAACCACAATACTAACAACGAAAGACATGCGCCAGCACATTACAGCATATGTCACTAAAGCAAGAACCCCATTTTATACAAAGCAAACAGAAAAATCAACCCTCACAACAATAAACGCACTCGAATGGATTGGATCGAAGGCCCCTGACGCACTTCACTACTGGACGAACAGGCTCAACACAATTAAAAAACAACAACTTTTAACAATCTTCTCCAACATAGACAGGAACTGGATAAATGACAACGCTATTAACTTTTCACTGGCAATGCTAGCCCTCAACACCCAACGCATTAATAAGCTAGCGGAGACCATCAAATGA
- the nth gene encoding endonuclease III, with product MTASELAPVVFERLRARYPVTVPALDHRDAWELLVATVLAAQCTDARVNQVTPVLFGRWPGPAQLARATQEEVEEVVRSTGFFRNKAKNLIASAVRVMEHFGGELPRTMAELTTLPGVARKTANIVLSNAFGVHEGIAVDTHVTRLAYRLGFTNSDDPVKIERDLMPLFPREQWGEINHMLVYFGREVCPARKPRCPACELGDVCPKRGVGK from the coding sequence ATGACCGCAAGCGAACTGGCCCCCGTCGTCTTCGAGCGCCTGCGCGCCCGCTACCCCGTCACCGTCCCCGCACTGGACCACCGCGACGCCTGGGAGCTCCTGGTGGCCACCGTGCTGGCCGCCCAGTGCACCGACGCCCGCGTCAACCAGGTCACGCCCGTGCTCTTCGGCCGCTGGCCGGGCCCCGCCCAACTGGCCCGCGCGACGCAGGAGGAAGTGGAAGAGGTGGTGCGCTCCACCGGTTTTTTCCGCAACAAGGCCAAGAACCTCATCGCCTCGGCCGTGCGCGTCATGGAACACTTCGGCGGCGAGTTGCCCCGCACCATGGCTGAACTGACCACCCTGCCGGGCGTGGCCCGCAAGACGGCCAACATCGTGCTCTCCAACGCCTTCGGCGTGCACGAGGGCATCGCCGTGGACACCCACGTGACGCGCCTGGCCTACCGCCTGGGCTTCACGAACTCCGACGACCCCGTGAAGATCGAGCGCGACCTGATGCCCCTCTTTCCCCGCGAACAGTGGGGCGAGATCAACCACATGCTGGTCTACTTCGGCCGCGAGGTCTGCCCGGCGCGCAAGCCCCGCTGCCCCGCGTGCGAGCTGGGAGACGTCTGCCCAAAGCGGGGGGTGGGAAAGTAA
- a CDS encoding diguanylate cyclase domain-containing protein, with protein sequence MKLSTKASLLLTALLLLVVASTGLFVFVTQRSAVLSLVRQDMESIAESVATELRAFTRDNLQNLAAVAGNLPADALEQGDREAVERYFKRQLEFFPKFENGFFLLDAQGRFVADYPAHPDLVGQSFAHREYYQSTVARDTGVVGTPYISARTNLPVITFTWPVFSRQGRVEYVVCGSLNLLSAHALGEYPRRRIGKTGFLYVADRERTIIVHPDKARILKDVEQGRNVFLDKVVNGLEGSAETVDSGGVSMVAGARFIQDPGWAVLAQIPSAEALAPLHEALYALGSFFLGVLLLALPLGLLAMRRLTRPLDRLEEAVQVVTRDLGENGGKTARPFAPQALEALRSMRSNDEIGMLARAFFQLSLRLKKTLSSLKASADDWERTFASVQEALLVLDGEGRVLRLNSVAQGLLRLPKGAGVSRHWREMLSGGFTPPGDWPSDESLQYSPRYRAVTRLPGRKGRFEIAFASIQGRGAGSTGMLLAITDVTEKLQAEERIRELAFKDALTGLPNRVLLADRLDQALATSRRNATRTGVFFLDLDDFKRVNDTLGHDAGDELLVQVGRRLSNCLRANDTLARYAGDEFVAVLMDIRSPEEAAEVAGRMLESLKDSFLVARGEATIGASIGIALYPDHGESAHQLLNHADTAMYRAKGRGKNSFRFSPALEASAPDGLPRQ encoded by the coding sequence ATGAAACTCAGCACCAAGGCCTCATTGCTTTTGACGGCACTCCTCCTGCTGGTGGTCGCGTCCACGGGCTTGTTCGTGTTCGTCACCCAGCGGAGCGCCGTGCTGAGCCTGGTGCGCCAGGACATGGAGTCCATCGCCGAGTCCGTGGCAACGGAGTTGCGGGCCTTCACCCGCGACAACCTCCAGAACCTGGCGGCCGTTGCCGGGAACCTCCCCGCCGATGCCCTGGAACAGGGCGACCGGGAGGCCGTGGAGCGCTACTTCAAGCGTCAGTTGGAGTTCTTCCCCAAGTTCGAGAACGGATTCTTCCTGCTGGACGCCCAGGGCCGCTTCGTGGCCGACTACCCGGCCCATCCCGATCTGGTGGGGCAGTCCTTCGCCCACCGCGAGTACTACCAGAGCACCGTCGCCCGCGACACGGGCGTGGTGGGCACGCCCTACATCTCCGCCCGCACCAACCTGCCCGTGATCACCTTCACCTGGCCCGTGTTCTCCCGTCAGGGCCGGGTGGAATACGTGGTCTGCGGATCGCTCAACCTGCTGTCGGCGCACGCGCTGGGCGAATACCCCAGGCGTCGCATCGGCAAGACGGGCTTCCTCTACGTGGCGGACAGGGAGCGCACCATCATCGTGCACCCGGACAAGGCCCGCATCCTCAAGGATGTGGAACAGGGCCGCAACGTCTTCCTGGACAAGGTCGTCAACGGCCTGGAGGGATCGGCCGAGACGGTGGATTCCGGGGGCGTGTCCATGGTGGCGGGCGCGCGCTTCATCCAGGACCCGGGCTGGGCCGTGCTGGCGCAGATTCCCTCGGCCGAGGCCCTCGCGCCGCTCCACGAGGCGCTCTATGCCCTGGGTTCGTTCTTCCTCGGGGTGCTCCTGCTGGCGCTCCCGCTGGGTCTCCTGGCCATGCGTCGCCTCACGCGGCCCCTGGACAGGCTCGAAGAGGCCGTGCAGGTGGTGACCCGGGACCTGGGCGAAAACGGAGGCAAAACCGCGCGCCCCTTCGCTCCCCAGGCCCTGGAGGCCCTGCGCTCCATGCGCTCCAACGACGAGATCGGCATGCTGGCCCGGGCGTTCTTCCAGCTCTCCCTGCGCCTGAAGAAGACCCTGAGTTCCCTCAAGGCCTCCGCCGATGATTGGGAGCGCACCTTCGCTTCGGTGCAGGAGGCCCTTCTGGTGCTGGACGGCGAGGGCCGGGTGCTGCGCCTCAACAGCGTGGCCCAGGGCCTTTTGCGGTTGCCCAAGGGGGCGGGCGTCTCCCGGCACTGGCGGGAGATGCTCTCGGGCGGCTTTACCCCCCCAGGGGACTGGCCCTCGGACGAAAGCCTCCAGTACTCCCCCCGCTACCGGGCCGTCACCCGACTTCCGGGCCGCAAGGGCCGTTTCGAGATCGCCTTCGCGTCCATCCAGGGACGTGGCGCGGGCTCCACCGGAATGCTGCTGGCCATCACCGACGTGACCGAGAAGCTCCAGGCCGAGGAGCGCATCCGCGAACTGGCCTTCAAGGACGCGCTCACCGGGCTGCCCAACCGCGTGCTCCTGGCCGACCGCCTGGACCAGGCCCTGGCCACCTCCCGGCGCAACGCGACGCGCACGGGCGTGTTCTTCCTGGACCTGGACGACTTCAAACGCGTCAACGACACCCTGGGACACGACGCCGGGGACGAACTGCTCGTCCAGGTGGGGCGCAGGCTCTCGAACTGCCTGCGGGCCAACGACACCCTGGCCCGCTACGCGGGCGACGAGTTCGTGGCCGTGCTCATGGACATCAGGAGCCCAGAGGAGGCCGCCGAAGTGGCCGGGCGCATGCTCGAAAGCCTGAAGGACAGCTTCCTGGTGGCGCGCGGCGAGGCTACCATAGGCGCGAGCATCGGCATCGCGCTGTACCCCGACCACGGCGAGAGCGCCCATCAGCTGCTCAACCACGCCGACACGGCCATGTACCGCGCCAAAGGGCGCGGCAAGAACAGCTTCCGCTTCTCCCCGGCCCTGGAGGCTTCCGCCCCGGACGGCCTTCCCAGACAGTAG
- a CDS encoding HIRAN domain-containing protein, whose translation MKTLFLAWQDPKTREWTPIGRLSYDGEYTFVYTKGANKSATFSPFSNMSNISILYKSSELFPFFSNRLLQKNRPEYSKYITWLNLENSNDIEFEMLALTEGRRETDNYELFPCPTPTPDNKYELRFFCHGMRHMSDETIARVARLPKGEPLLMMMDFQNRFDPRAIALRTCDPPVIVGYVPRYLVHDFTNLLRSIKHTPSQLISPSITLHQTNPDAPIQFRMLCQISYPWPQDFKPCSGELFEPIASSS comes from the coding sequence ATGAAAACTCTTTTTCTGGCTTGGCAGGACCCCAAAACTCGTGAATGGACTCCCATCGGCAGACTTTCATACGACGGTGAATATACTTTTGTTTACACGAAAGGCGCAAACAAGTCCGCCACCTTCTCTCCTTTTAGTAACATGAGCAACATTTCAATTCTCTACAAATCAAGCGAACTCTTCCCTTTCTTCTCAAACAGGTTGCTCCAAAAAAATCGACCTGAATATTCAAAATACATTACTTGGTTAAATCTTGAGAACTCGAATGACATTGAATTTGAGATGCTAGCACTAACCGAAGGACGCCGGGAAACCGACAATTATGAACTCTTTCCCTGCCCCACACCTACCCCAGACAACAAGTATGAGCTGAGGTTTTTTTGCCACGGAATGAGGCATATGTCTGATGAAACCATCGCGCGAGTCGCTCGTCTTCCGAAAGGGGAGCCCCTATTGATGATGATGGACTTCCAAAATCGTTTTGACCCTCGAGCTATCGCCTTAAGAACTTGCGACCCTCCCGTGATTGTCGGCTATGTCCCACGTTACCTTGTCCACGACTTTACGAATCTCTTGAGAAGCATTAAGCATACACCATCGCAACTCATTTCGCCATCCATCACTTTACATCAAACTAACCCCGACGCACCAATTCAATTCCGTATGCTCTGTCAAATTTCCTACCCATGGCCTCAAGACTTCAAGCCTTGTTCTGGTGAACTGTTTGAACCAATCGCATCCAGCAGTTAG
- the lgt gene encoding prolipoprotein diacylglyceryl transferase: protein MIIHPDFDPVALRLGPLQVRWYGLMYLFGFAVGWLLGRHRAARPGSGWTPLLVDDYITWCVLGLVLGARLGYVLFYDLPTYLADPLAVLQVWHGGMSFHGGLLGLCAVTWFWGRKHGKGFLDIADFLCPLAPPGLLFGRIGNFVNGELWGAPTALPWGVVFHEARAGSLPRHPSQLYEAGLEGLALFVILWIYSSRPRARGRVTGLFLALYGAFRFLVEFVREPDPQLGYLAFGWLTMGQILCLPMLAAGAWLLLRALPGEAGRTP from the coding sequence ATGATCATCCATCCCGATTTTGACCCCGTGGCCCTGCGCCTGGGGCCTCTCCAGGTGCGCTGGTACGGCCTGATGTACCTCTTCGGCTTCGCCGTCGGCTGGCTGCTGGGGCGGCATCGGGCCGCGCGGCCCGGCTCCGGCTGGACCCCCCTCCTGGTGGACGACTACATCACCTGGTGCGTGCTGGGCCTCGTGCTCGGCGCGCGCCTGGGCTACGTGCTCTTCTACGACCTGCCCACCTACCTGGCCGACCCCCTGGCCGTGCTCCAGGTGTGGCACGGGGGCATGAGCTTCCACGGCGGCCTGCTGGGGCTGTGCGCGGTCACGTGGTTTTGGGGCCGCAAGCACGGCAAGGGCTTTCTGGACATCGCGGACTTCCTCTGCCCCCTGGCCCCGCCGGGGCTGCTGTTCGGGCGCATCGGCAACTTCGTCAATGGCGAGCTTTGGGGCGCGCCCACGGCGCTGCCCTGGGGCGTGGTGTTCCACGAGGCCAGGGCGGGCAGCCTGCCGCGCCACCCCTCCCAGCTCTATGAAGCCGGTCTGGAAGGCCTGGCGCTCTTCGTCATCCTATGGATCTACTCGTCGCGGCCCAGGGCGCGCGGGCGCGTCACGGGCCTCTTCCTGGCCCTCTACGGGGCCTTCCGATTCCTGGTGGAGTTCGTGCGCGAACCCGATCCCCAACTGGGCTATCTGGCCTTCGGCTGGCTGACCATGGGCCAGATCCTCTGCCTGCCCATGCTGGCCGCCGGGGCCTGGCTGCTGCTGCGCGCCTTGCCGGGGGAGGCCGGCCGCACGCCCTGA
- a CDS encoding SDR family NAD(P)-dependent oxidoreductase — protein sequence MSRLAVVTGGNKGIGLATTRRLLEAGCEVAVVARDFTGFPLAGEARVRAVPFDLSRVEDIPALVAEIGEIDILVNNAGIMHALPWDAYPREKMETLLRVNLEAPLALMREAGRGMAERGAGRIVNNASLAAHTGHPDVWYGISKAGLKNATKSFARLLGPRGVVVNAVAPGPAETDMLDTIPEPRRKAVLEAVYTGRFCRADEVAAAIAWLALESPEYINGVCIDLNNGSFPR from the coding sequence ATGAGCAGGCTTGCCGTGGTGACCGGCGGCAACAAGGGCATCGGCCTGGCGACCACCAGAAGGCTTCTGGAGGCTGGCTGCGAAGTGGCCGTGGTGGCGAGGGATTTCACCGGCTTTCCCCTGGCCGGTGAGGCGCGCGTGCGCGCCGTCCCCTTCGACCTGTCCCGCGTGGAGGACATCCCCGCCCTTGTGGCCGAGATCGGGGAGATCGACATCCTGGTGAACAACGCCGGGATCATGCACGCCCTGCCCTGGGACGCCTATCCCCGCGAGAAAATGGAGACGCTCCTGCGCGTCAACCTGGAGGCTCCGCTGGCCCTCATGCGCGAGGCGGGCCGGGGCATGGCGGAGCGCGGCGCGGGGCGCATCGTGAACAACGCCTCCCTGGCGGCCCACACGGGGCACCCCGACGTATGGTACGGCATCTCCAAGGCCGGGTTGAAGAACGCCACCAAGAGCTTCGCGCGCCTGCTTGGTCCCCGGGGCGTGGTGGTGAACGCCGTGGCCCCCGGCCCGGCAGAGACCGACATGCTGGACACCATCCCCGAGCCCAGGCGCAAGGCGGTGCTGGAGGCGGTCTACACGGGGCGTTTCTGCCGCGCCGACGAGGTGGCGGCGGCCATCGCCTGGCTGGCCCTGGAGAGTCCGGAATACATCAACGGCGTGTGCATCGACCTCAACAACGGCTCGTTCCCGCGCTAG
- a CDS encoding YdcF family protein codes for MKPGVKALFHVAEHLLLAGAVIFLGLLVTAGFWLQASDPPATCDALVVLCGNFSRPAYAAELHQLGLAKKVYVGRAYRSRGERLLDESHVPYPRQEETFRALLRKKGVPAEAIEYYGDELLSTAQEAEALAAHLGPGPGSIMVVTSPYHTRRAGMIFRDALPGWDVRVVGAPTERLQPAWWSDQESARMVLLELPKILFYKLGGRFRSGAARG; via the coding sequence ATGAAACCCGGCGTGAAGGCCCTGTTCCACGTGGCCGAGCACCTGCTCCTTGCAGGCGCGGTGATCTTCTTGGGGCTGCTCGTCACAGCGGGGTTCTGGCTCCAGGCCAGCGACCCGCCCGCCACCTGCGACGCCCTGGTGGTGCTTTGCGGCAACTTCAGCCGCCCGGCCTACGCGGCCGAGCTCCACCAGTTGGGCCTGGCCAAGAAGGTCTACGTGGGGCGGGCCTACCGCAGCCGGGGCGAACGCCTCCTGGACGAAAGCCACGTGCCCTATCCCCGCCAGGAAGAGACCTTCCGCGCCCTCCTGCGCAAGAAGGGCGTGCCCGCCGAAGCCATCGAATACTACGGGGACGAACTGCTCTCCACGGCCCAGGAGGCCGAGGCCCTGGCCGCGCATCTGGGCCCCGGGCCGGGCTCGATCATGGTGGTCACGTCCCCCTACCACACCCGCCGCGCGGGCATGATCTTCCGCGACGCCCTCCCCGGCTGGGACGTGCGCGTGGTGGGCGCGCCCACGGAGCGTCTCCAGCCCGCATGGTGGTCCGACCAGGAGTCTGCCCGCATGGTGCTGCTGGAGCTGCCCAAGATCCTTTTCTACAAACTGGGCGGGCGCTTCCGCTCCGGGGCAGCACGGGGCTAG
- the tgt gene encoding tRNA guanosine(34) transglycosylase Tgt has protein sequence MIGDFSIHATDGQARLGELHTAHGIVRTPAFMPVGTVGTVKSLCPQDLRDAGSQIILGNTYHLYLRPGDELVARRGGLHRFMRWDGPILTDSGGFQVFSLSGLRKLTPDGVEFRSHIDGSKHLFTPEKVLDIQRNLGSDVMMVLDECVPYGADHAYTLKSLDLTHAWAARSRENHAPGRNGQLLFGIVQGGFFKDLRERSAEAVCSMDFEGHAIGGLSVGESTAEMYDLLAHTAPLLPAHKPRYLMGVGKPLDILEGIEHGVDMFDCVLPTRNARNGTLYTSQGQVNIKRAQYREDDEPLDPACSCYTCRNFSRAYLRHLYVAKELLSYRLNTIHNVRFFLDLAAGAREAVAHGRFEVYKARFREIFQPAEAT, from the coding sequence ATGATCGGAGATTTTAGCATCCACGCCACCGACGGCCAGGCCCGCCTGGGCGAACTGCACACGGCCCACGGCATCGTGCGCACCCCGGCCTTCATGCCCGTTGGCACCGTGGGCACGGTGAAGTCCCTCTGCCCGCAGGACCTGCGCGACGCGGGCTCCCAGATCATCCTGGGCAACACCTACCACCTCTACCTGCGTCCCGGCGACGAGCTGGTGGCCCGCAGGGGCGGCCTGCACCGCTTCATGCGCTGGGACGGCCCCATCCTCACGGATTCCGGCGGCTTCCAGGTGTTCTCCCTCTCGGGGCTTCGCAAGCTCACCCCGGACGGCGTGGAGTTCCGCTCGCACATCGACGGATCGAAGCATCTGTTCACGCCGGAGAAGGTCCTGGACATCCAGCGCAACCTGGGCTCCGACGTGATGATGGTCCTGGACGAGTGCGTGCCCTACGGCGCGGACCACGCCTACACCCTCAAGTCCCTGGACCTTACGCACGCCTGGGCCGCGCGCTCCCGGGAGAACCACGCGCCGGGGCGCAACGGCCAGCTGCTCTTCGGCATCGTGCAGGGCGGTTTCTTCAAGGATCTGCGGGAGCGAAGCGCCGAGGCCGTCTGTTCCATGGATTTCGAGGGCCACGCCATCGGCGGGCTCTCGGTGGGCGAATCCACGGCCGAGATGTACGACCTGCTGGCCCACACGGCCCCCCTGCTCCCGGCCCATAAACCCCGCTACCTCATGGGCGTTGGCAAGCCCCTGGACATCCTGGAGGGCATCGAACACGGCGTGGACATGTTCGACTGCGTGCTCCCCACGCGCAACGCCCGCAACGGCACCCTCTACACCAGCCAGGGGCAGGTGAACATCAAGCGCGCCCAGTACCGCGAGGACGACGAGCCACTGGACCCGGCCTGCTCCTGCTACACCTGCCGTAACTTTTCCCGGGCCTACCTGCGACACCTCTACGTGGCCAAGGAACTGCTCTCCTACCGTCTGAACACCATCCACAACGTGCGCTTCTTTCTGGATCTGGCGGCAGGAGCGCGCGAAGCCGTGGCGCACGGCCGTTTCGAGGTCTACAAGGCCCGGTTCCGCGAGATCTTCCAACCGGCGGAGGCGACATGA
- a CDS encoding MBL fold metallo-hydrolase has translation MRHSDSPPDSASAPPPSPTQRSGRWRAPWPEEDRSFLDLLRWGLSRRPAPWPVKLPVAPCAPPPERVHGHSLRVTLVGHSTVLLQTGGANLLTDPVWSERTGPFGRGPRRVRAPGLELDALPSLDAVLVTHNHYDHLDLPTLAALARAHDPLFLVPPGDARLVRRAAPRARIRELHWWEQQELAGVRVHAAPARHWSARGLLDRRRSLWCSFVLEAACGPVVFFGDTGFGLGEPFGMIRERFGPARLALLPIGAYEPRWFMAPAHMDPDEAVRAVRILEAQHALALHHGVFQLTDEAHDDPASALDQALLRHGLKPGAFAAPDPGAAWTLD, from the coding sequence ATGCGACATTCTGATTCTCCCCCCGACTCCGCCTCCGCGCCGCCCCCCTCCCCCACACAGCGCTCCGGCCGCTGGCGCGCCCCCTGGCCCGAGGAGGACCGCTCCTTCCTGGACCTTTTGCGCTGGGGCCTCTCTCGCAGGCCCGCGCCATGGCCCGTGAAGCTGCCCGTCGCACCGTGCGCTCCGCCGCCGGAGCGCGTTCATGGCCACAGCCTGCGCGTCACCCTGGTGGGCCACTCCACCGTGCTCCTCCAGACGGGGGGAGCGAACCTGCTCACCGACCCGGTCTGGTCCGAGCGCACCGGGCCTTTCGGGCGCGGCCCCCGGCGCGTGCGCGCCCCGGGGCTGGAACTGGACGCGCTGCCGTCCCTGGACGCCGTGCTCGTCACCCACAACCACTACGACCACCTGGACCTTCCCACTCTGGCCGCCCTGGCGCGCGCCCACGATCCGCTCTTCCTCGTTCCCCCGGGGGACGCCCGCCTCGTGCGCAGGGCCGCCCCCCGCGCGCGCATTCGGGAGCTACACTGGTGGGAACAGCAGGAGCTGGCCGGGGTGCGCGTCCACGCCGCACCCGCGCGCCACTGGTCCGCCCGGGGGCTCCTGGACCGCCGCCGCTCCCTCTGGTGCTCCTTCGTGCTGGAAGCGGCCTGCGGCCCGGTGGTCTTCTTCGGGGACACGGGCTTCGGCCTGGGCGAGCCCTTCGGGATGATCCGCGAACGCTTCGGCCCGGCGCGCCTGGCGCTCCTGCCCATCGGGGCCTACGAGCCCCGCTGGTTCATGGCTCCCGCCCACATGGACCCGGACGAAGCCGTGCGGGCCGTCCGCATCCTGGAAGCTCAACACGCCCTGGCCCTGCACCACGGCGTGTTCCAGCTCACCGACGAGGCCCACGACGACCCGGCCAGCGCCCTGGACCAGGCCCTGCTACGGCACGGCCTGAAGCCCGGGGCCTTCGCCGCCCCGGACCCGGGCGCGGCCTGGACCCTGGACTGA